One window of Hymenobacter sp. BRD128 genomic DNA carries:
- a CDS encoding GDCCVxC domain-containing (seleno)protein has product MPCASFQASPVLQSVLTCPNCQQSTLEAMPTDACVYFFECPNCHQVLKPKPGDCCVFCSYGSVKCPPIQAGAACC; this is encoded by the coding sequence ATGCCATGCGCTAGTTTCCAGGCTAGTCCAGTGTTGCAGTCGGTACTGACCTGCCCTAATTGCCAGCAGTCTACTTTGGAAGCAATGCCTACTGATGCCTGCGTTTATTTTTTCGAATGTCCCAATTGTCATCAGGTGCTGAAGCCAAAGCCGGGTGATTGCTGTGTTTTTTGCAGTTATGGCAGTGTGAAATGCCCACCCATTCAGGCCGGGGCAGCCTGTTGTTGA
- a CDS encoding ABC transporter ATP-binding protein, giving the protein MPLLTVENLTVDFHSQRGSTRAVADVSLTVNRGEVVAIVGESGSGKSVTSLALLGLLQKPAAHIESGSALFASSTLGEVDLLKLTETQLQQVRGNDISMIFQEPMTSLNPVLTCGYQVVEALLLHTSLSKQAAEARTIELFTEAQLPRPAQIFKAYPHEISGGQKQRVMIAMAMACRPALLIADEPTTALDVTVQARILDLIRDLRREYGTAVLFITHDLGVVAEIADRILVMYRGRVVEQGTVLDIFTKPQHPYTRGLLACRPRLSIGKDRLPVVADFMQVDAAGNLVARASGVGQEPLQTSFAQLQTNSESAKTFPVEQKMRSTADSALLQVENLRVYFPIRKGFFARTTDFVRAVDEVSFAIYPGETVGLVGESGCGKTTLGRALLRLTEPTSGRILFEGTDLAALPSGELRHRRREFQLVFQDPYAALNPMLTVGEAILEPLRVHKVGGSRAEQKTRVRELLRTVGLSDDAEQRYPHEFSGGQRQRICIARALALRPKLIVCDESVSALDVSVQAQVLNLLNDLKRELGITYLFITHDLSVARFMSDRLLVMSQGKIVESGPAAEVYAHPQHPYTQQLLAAIPSDDPARIAARVQEVRG; this is encoded by the coding sequence ATGCCCTTACTAACTGTTGAGAACCTAACCGTCGATTTTCACTCGCAGCGTGGGAGTACCCGGGCCGTGGCCGATGTATCGCTGACGGTGAACAGGGGTGAGGTAGTAGCGATAGTGGGCGAGTCGGGCTCGGGCAAGTCGGTGACGTCGCTAGCCCTGCTGGGCTTGTTGCAGAAGCCAGCCGCGCACATTGAAAGCGGCTCGGCCTTGTTTGCCTCCTCAACGCTGGGCGAAGTGGACCTGCTCAAGCTCACCGAAACCCAGCTGCAGCAGGTGCGGGGCAACGACATCAGCATGATTTTTCAGGAGCCCATGACCTCCCTGAACCCGGTGCTGACCTGCGGCTACCAGGTGGTGGAGGCGCTGCTGCTGCACACCTCACTCAGCAAGCAGGCGGCGGAGGCCCGCACCATCGAGCTGTTTACCGAGGCGCAACTGCCACGCCCGGCCCAGATTTTTAAAGCCTACCCGCACGAGATAAGCGGCGGCCAGAAGCAGCGCGTGATGATTGCGATGGCGATGGCCTGCCGGCCGGCGCTGCTCATTGCCGACGAGCCCACCACGGCGCTCGACGTGACGGTGCAGGCGCGCATCCTCGACCTCATCCGTGACCTGCGGCGCGAGTACGGCACGGCGGTCCTGTTCATCACTCACGACCTGGGCGTGGTAGCCGAGATTGCCGACCGCATCCTTGTCATGTACCGGGGCCGGGTGGTGGAGCAGGGCACCGTGCTCGACATCTTCACTAAGCCCCAGCACCCGTACACGCGCGGGCTGCTAGCCTGCCGGCCGCGGCTATCCATCGGCAAGGACCGGCTGCCGGTAGTGGCCGATTTTATGCAGGTCGATGCGGCCGGCAACCTAGTAGCGCGGGCTAGCGGGGTAGGGCAGGAGCCCTTGCAGACGAGCTTCGCGCAGTTACAAACCAATTCTGAAAGCGCCAAGACGTTCCCCGTGGAACAAAAAATGCGTTCCACGGCCGATTCTGCCCTGCTTCAGGTGGAAAATCTGCGGGTGTACTTCCCCATTCGCAAGGGGTTTTTCGCGCGCACCACCGACTTTGTGCGGGCCGTAGATGAGGTGAGCTTTGCCATCTATCCCGGTGAAACGGTGGGCCTGGTGGGCGAGTCGGGCTGCGGCAAAACCACCCTGGGCCGGGCGCTGCTCCGCCTTACGGAACCAACCTCGGGCCGCATCCTGTTTGAAGGCACAGACCTGGCGGCGCTGCCTAGCGGCGAATTGCGCCACCGGCGGCGCGAGTTTCAACTGGTTTTTCAAGACCCTTACGCGGCCCTCAATCCCATGCTCACGGTGGGCGAAGCTATCCTCGAACCGTTGCGGGTGCACAAGGTAGGCGGCAGCCGCGCCGAGCAAAAGACCCGGGTGCGCGAGTTGCTGCGCACCGTGGGTTTGAGCGACGATGCCGAGCAGCGCTACCCGCACGAGTTCAGCGGCGGGCAGCGGCAGCGCATTTGCATTGCGCGGGCGCTGGCCCTGCGGCCCAAGCTCATTGTGTGCGACGAGTCGGTGTCGGCGCTCGATGTGAGTGTGCAGGCGCAGGTGCTCAACCTGCTCAACGACCTCAAGCGCGAGCTCGGCATCACCTACCTGTTCATTACCCACGACCTGTCGGTGGCCCGCTTTATGAGCGACCGCCTGCTGGTGATGAGCCAGGGCAAAATCGTGGAAAGTGGCCCGGCCGCCGAGGTATACGCCCACCCGCAACACCCGTACACGCAGCAGTTGCTAGCTGCCATCCCGAGCGACGACCCGGCCCGCATCGCGGCGCGGGTGCAGGAGGTGCGGGGCTAG
- a CDS encoding lipoprotein signal peptidase, whose product MQTDLPVDTYSQPQRYPARRSSVLPFFLLALFVIVIDQLSKYLVHKHMQPGLPGEIPLIGNWFKLHYTLNPGMAFGVELLPPPYGKLLLTAFRLLAAGGISYYIVRLWRQRAAAGFIACMALILGGAVGNVVDSVFYGVIYHNAPFGSPTPWFFGQVIDMIYVDIYEGFLPASWPIMGGKYVSLWPIFNLADSSIFIGVALILLLQGRFFKQTQEQNGLVPVADSKD is encoded by the coding sequence GTGCAGACCGACTTGCCCGTAGATACTTATTCCCAGCCCCAGCGCTACCCGGCGCGGCGCAGCAGCGTGCTGCCTTTTTTCCTGCTAGCTCTGTTTGTCATTGTTATCGACCAGCTATCCAAGTATTTAGTGCACAAGCATATGCAGCCGGGATTGCCGGGTGAGATTCCGCTCATTGGCAATTGGTTTAAGCTGCACTATACGCTCAACCCCGGCATGGCTTTCGGGGTGGAATTATTGCCGCCGCCTTATGGCAAGCTGCTGCTCACGGCTTTTCGGCTGCTGGCGGCCGGCGGCATTAGCTACTACATCGTGCGGCTGTGGCGGCAGCGGGCGGCGGCGGGCTTTATTGCCTGCATGGCGCTCATTCTGGGCGGGGCCGTGGGCAACGTAGTCGATTCGGTTTTCTACGGGGTCATCTACCACAATGCGCCGTTTGGCTCGCCTACGCCGTGGTTTTTCGGGCAGGTTATCGACATGATTTACGTCGACATCTACGAAGGCTTTTTGCCGGCTTCCTGGCCGATAATGGGGGGCAAGTACGTATCGCTATGGCCAATTTTTAATCTGGCCGACTCGTCTATCTTTATCGGCGTGGCATTAATTCTATTGTTGCAAGGCCGTTTCTTCAAGCAGACGCAGGAGCAGAATGGACTAGTGCCCGTTGCTGACAGCAAGGATTAA
- the ileS gene encoding isoleucine--tRNA ligase produces MTYPEYKQPLDYAKLATDVRAYWDANGIFEKSVSSREGQPTFVFYEGPPSANGQPGIHHVMARAVKDIFCRYQTLLGKQVPRKGGWDTHGLPIELQVEKELGITKEDIGHKISVEDYNQRCRETVMRFKAQWDELTQQMGYWVDLNDPYITFEPEYIESCWALLKKLYDKGFLYKGYTIQPYSPAAGTGLSSHELNQPGTYKDVKDTTIVAQFKVVRDEKSEKLFTGAGEGDFYILAWTTTPWTLPANTGLAVGPKIDYQLIKTRNPYQKEKVIYVLLAKSRFTSYFTSPKVYEVGEGSSPSVEEWPADGTVARDGKVVPFEVVAEFKGADLVGIHYERLFGTETGFPHFEGEENAFRVIPGDFVTTEDGTGIVHISPTFGADDFRVAQLNGIPALMVADDQGKLGPIVDRTGRYVAQMGEFGGRWVKNYDGHDQSGADYKTLDESIAIRMRTNGTAFKTEKYEHTYPHCWRTDKPVLYYPLDSWFIKTTAVKDRLIELNKTINWKPESTGTGRFGNWLENLVDWNLSRSRYWGTPLPIWRTQDRTEEICIGSIAELKSEIDKAVAAEVMTHNPYANGEKIDLHRPYVDDIFLVSPSGQPMYREPDLIDVWFDSGAMPYAQWHYPFENQAVFAKNFPADFIAEGVDQTRGWFFTLHALAVMLEDSVAFKNVIANGLVLDKNGNKMSKRLGNAVDPFATIAQFGPDATRWYMIANSPPWDNLKFDLAGVTEVQRKFFGTLFNTYSFFALYANLDGYQTREFDRVPLADLSELDRWILSKLHTLIGEVRGHLDSYDPTKAARAIQEFVTDQLSNWYVRLSRRRFWKGELTTDKRAAYETLQQCLVVVSQLMSPIAPFFGDWLYKNMTDGMRAEAVAKNTPLAPESVHLTLFAEADTALIDKALEERMELAQRISSLTHSLRKKSVLKVRQPLQRILVPVLNDTTKEQVGKVEDLICAEVNVKHVEFLDDTSGVLVKSVKPNFKRLGQVYGPRLKAVGARIQTLTNDELSQLEKQGELAVEVEGETLTLHLDEVEIRTQDLPGWLVATDGPLTVALDVTLTEALRQEGLARELVNRLQNLRKDSGLEVQDRIQVTLAASAPAELQSAVQSFGDYIREEVQALRIDFVPEIADAAVLEFDDFSVPAKVEVVTA; encoded by the coding sequence ATGACTTACCCCGAATACAAGCAGCCGCTCGACTACGCCAAGCTCGCCACCGATGTGCGGGCCTACTGGGACGCCAACGGCATCTTCGAGAAGAGCGTGAGCAGCCGCGAAGGCCAGCCCACGTTCGTGTTTTACGAAGGCCCGCCCTCGGCCAACGGCCAGCCCGGCATTCACCACGTGATGGCGCGGGCGGTGAAGGACATTTTCTGCCGCTACCAGACGCTGCTGGGTAAGCAGGTGCCCCGCAAGGGCGGCTGGGACACCCACGGCCTGCCCATCGAGCTGCAAGTAGAGAAGGAGCTGGGCATCACGAAGGAGGATATCGGCCACAAAATCAGCGTCGAAGACTACAACCAGCGCTGCCGCGAAACCGTGATGCGCTTCAAGGCGCAGTGGGACGAGCTGACCCAGCAAATGGGCTACTGGGTGGACCTCAACGACCCCTACATCACCTTCGAGCCCGAATACATCGAGAGCTGCTGGGCGCTGCTCAAAAAGCTCTACGACAAGGGTTTTCTCTACAAAGGCTACACTATTCAGCCCTACTCGCCGGCTGCCGGTACCGGCCTCAGCTCGCACGAGCTGAACCAGCCCGGCACGTACAAGGACGTGAAGGACACAACCATCGTGGCGCAGTTCAAGGTAGTGCGCGATGAGAAGTCGGAGAAGCTGTTTACTGGCGCTGGCGAAGGAGATTTCTACATCTTAGCTTGGACGACTACACCTTGGACTCTGCCCGCTAATACGGGCCTAGCGGTAGGGCCAAAAATTGACTATCAGCTCATAAAGACTCGTAATCCATATCAGAAGGAAAAGGTAATCTATGTGCTTCTTGCGAAAAGTAGATTTACATCCTATTTCACTTCGCCTAAAGTTTATGAAGTTGGGGAAGGCTCATCACCTTCCGTTGAGGAGTGGCCCGCAGACGGTACAGTTGCTCGCGATGGTAAGGTTGTGCCTTTCGAAGTTGTTGCTGAATTCAAAGGAGCTGACCTAGTAGGTATCCACTACGAACGCCTGTTCGGCACCGAAACCGGCTTCCCGCATTTTGAAGGGGAGGAAAACGCTTTCCGCGTCATCCCCGGCGACTTTGTAACGACGGAAGACGGTACGGGCATCGTGCACATCTCGCCCACATTTGGCGCGGACGACTTCCGGGTAGCGCAGCTCAACGGCATCCCCGCGCTGATGGTGGCCGACGACCAGGGCAAGCTAGGCCCCATCGTGGACCGCACGGGCCGCTACGTGGCCCAAATGGGCGAGTTTGGCGGCCGTTGGGTGAAGAACTACGACGGCCACGACCAGAGCGGCGCCGACTATAAAACGCTGGACGAGAGCATCGCCATCCGGATGCGGACCAACGGCACGGCCTTCAAAACCGAGAAATACGAGCACACCTACCCGCACTGCTGGCGCACCGACAAACCAGTGCTGTACTACCCACTTGACTCGTGGTTTATCAAGACCACGGCCGTGAAAGACCGCCTCATTGAGCTGAATAAAACCATCAACTGGAAGCCCGAAAGCACCGGCACCGGCCGCTTCGGCAACTGGCTTGAAAACCTGGTGGACTGGAACCTCAGCCGCTCGCGCTACTGGGGCACGCCGCTGCCCATCTGGCGCACCCAGGACCGCACCGAGGAAATCTGCATCGGCAGCATTGCCGAGCTGAAATCGGAGATTGACAAGGCCGTAGCGGCCGAAGTCATGACCCACAACCCCTACGCCAACGGCGAGAAAATCGACCTGCACCGCCCGTATGTCGATGACATTTTCCTAGTGAGCCCTAGCGGCCAGCCCATGTACCGCGAGCCCGACCTCATCGACGTGTGGTTTGACAGCGGCGCCATGCCCTACGCGCAGTGGCACTATCCGTTTGAAAACCAAGCGGTTTTTGCCAAGAATTTCCCCGCCGATTTCATCGCCGAAGGCGTGGACCAGACGCGCGGCTGGTTCTTCACGCTGCATGCCCTAGCGGTGATGCTGGAAGACTCAGTGGCTTTCAAAAACGTGATTGCCAACGGCTTGGTGCTCGACAAAAACGGCAACAAGATGAGCAAGCGCCTCGGTAACGCCGTGGACCCGTTTGCGACCATCGCGCAGTTCGGCCCCGACGCCACGCGCTGGTACATGATTGCCAACTCGCCGCCGTGGGATAACCTCAAGTTTGACCTGGCGGGCGTGACGGAGGTGCAGCGCAAGTTCTTCGGCACGCTGTTCAACACGTACTCGTTTTTTGCGCTCTACGCCAACCTCGACGGCTACCAGACCCGCGAGTTTGACCGCGTGCCGCTGGCCGATTTGAGCGAGCTGGACCGCTGGATTCTCAGCAAATTGCACACGCTGATAGGGGAGGTGCGCGGCCACCTCGACAGCTACGACCCCACGAAGGCCGCCCGCGCCATTCAGGAGTTCGTGACCGACCAGCTCTCCAATTGGTACGTGCGCCTCTCGCGCCGCCGCTTCTGGAAGGGCGAGCTGACCACCGACAAGCGCGCCGCCTACGAAACCTTGCAGCAGTGTCTGGTGGTGGTATCGCAGCTGATGTCGCCCATCGCGCCGTTCTTCGGCGACTGGCTCTACAAGAACATGACCGACGGGATGCGCGCCGAGGCCGTGGCCAAAAACACGCCCCTGGCTCCGGAGTCGGTGCACCTCACCTTGTTTGCCGAGGCCGATACGGCGCTCATCGACAAAGCGTTGGAGGAGCGCATGGAGCTGGCCCAGCGCATCAGCTCGCTCACGCACTCGCTGCGTAAGAAGTCGGTGCTGAAGGTGCGCCAGCCCTTGCAGCGCATCCTGGTGCCGGTGCTGAACGACACGACCAAGGAGCAGGTCGGTAAGGTCGAAGACCTGATTTGCGCCGAGGTCAACGTGAAGCACGTGGAGTTTCTGGACGACACGAGCGGCGTGCTGGTGAAGTCGGTAAAGCCCAATTTCAAGCGCCTGGGCCAGGTCTACGGCCCGCGCCTGAAGGCCGTGGGCGCCCGCATCCAAACCCTGACCAACGACGAGCTGAGCCAGCTCGAAAAGCAGGGCGAGTTAGCCGTGGAAGTGGAGGGCGAAACCCTCACGCTGCACCTCGATGAGGTCGAAATCCGCACCCAGGACCTGCCCGGCTGGCTGGTCGCCACCGACGGCCCGCTTACCGTGGCCCTCGATGTGACGCTCACCGAAGCGCTGCGCCAGGAAGGCCTGGCCCGCGAGCTCGTCAACCGCCTCCAAAACCTGCGCAAAGATTCGGGCCTCGAAGTGCAAGACCGCATCCAGGTGACCCTAGCCGCGAGTGCGCCGGCCGAGCTGCAATCGGCCGTGCAGTCGTTTGGCGACTACATCCGCGAAGAAGTGCAGGCTCTGCGTATTGACTTTGTGCCCGAAATAGCCGACGCCGCGGTGCTGGAGTTTGATGACTTCTCGGTGCCCGCCAAAGTAGAAGTAGTAACTGCCTGA
- the rnr gene encoding ribonuclease R — protein sequence MKNPQDSAAPRAARAKAAPAGLSQDIVYRQFADNPGKVLGYRQLSRRLGITTKDQRAELFDHLKVLRRLNQIELLQNDEYRLASPTDLQAAASAAKGRKTAKNAAPAVAPKPELEEEFGQDPIVHRRRAAGFDHVGDGPDRRPQRDPNTVIGTVSLATPRFAFVVREDGAGDDIRIFTDQLRYALDGDLVRVRLRGIRDGRLTGDVVEVLKRQRSEVVGRLQVQGPIGFVKPDNRKAYFDVLVPPQELHDSRNGDKVLVRITEFPDHEGQGRNPVGTIIRNFGAAGQNEAEINAIMAEFGLPFEFPSAVEEEADAIPTTITKEEIAKRRDFRDILTFTIDPADAKDFDDALSLRTLDNGNYEVGVHIADVTHYVRLGTELEREGKSRATSVYLVDRVIPMLPENLSNGLCSLRPNEDKLTFSAVFELDEKGKLVDSWFGKTVIHSDRRFSYEEAQERIETGEGDLAEEINLLNRLAKKLSAERFRKGAISFETQEVKFKLGPDGKPLGVYVKERKDAHKLIEEFMLLANKRVAEYVFGLKKTKPRFTMVYRTHDAPDPDRLENFALFAQKFGHKLNLANPKKISTELNKLSEDVVGKPEQNVIQGLAIRSMSKAIYTTEPLGHFGLAFAHYSHFTSPIRRYPDMMAHRLLEHYLEGGKNVAVEPVEEECKHSSAREKLAANAERASIKYKQVEYIGAHIGEQFTGVVSGLTERGIYVEIEENKCEGMVRISDIPGDTWELDKENYRIVGRGSKRIIQFGDELQVIVTSANLLDRTIDMELVDNRPEHVKQRERTEREAGRGGRPARNRAGNSPKGGGGYKGGKHRR from the coding sequence ATGAAAAACCCTCAAGACTCCGCTGCCCCCCGCGCCGCTCGCGCGAAGGCAGCCCCCGCCGGCCTCAGCCAGGACATTGTGTACCGCCAGTTTGCCGACAACCCCGGCAAAGTGCTCGGCTATCGCCAGCTCTCGCGCCGGCTCGGCATTACTACCAAAGACCAGCGGGCGGAGCTGTTTGACCACCTCAAGGTGCTGCGCCGTCTCAATCAAATAGAGCTGCTTCAGAACGACGAATACCGCCTGGCTAGCCCCACCGACCTGCAAGCAGCTGCTAGTGCCGCTAAGGGCCGGAAAACGGCTAAGAATGCGGCCCCGGCTGTAGCGCCCAAGCCCGAGCTGGAAGAAGAATTTGGCCAGGACCCTATTGTTCACCGGCGCCGGGCGGCGGGCTTCGACCACGTGGGCGACGGCCCCGACCGCCGGCCCCAGCGCGACCCCAACACGGTTATCGGCACGGTATCGCTGGCCACGCCCCGCTTTGCCTTCGTGGTGCGCGAGGATGGCGCGGGCGACGACATCCGCATTTTCACCGACCAGCTGCGCTACGCCCTCGATGGCGACCTGGTGCGGGTGCGCCTGCGTGGCATTCGCGACGGCCGCCTCACCGGCGACGTGGTGGAGGTGCTCAAGCGCCAGCGCTCGGAGGTGGTGGGCCGCCTGCAAGTGCAGGGCCCCATCGGCTTCGTGAAGCCTGATAACCGCAAGGCGTACTTCGACGTGCTGGTGCCGCCGCAGGAGCTGCACGACTCGCGCAATGGCGACAAGGTGCTGGTGCGCATCACCGAGTTTCCCGACCACGAAGGGCAGGGACGTAACCCGGTCGGCACCATCATCCGCAATTTCGGCGCGGCCGGCCAGAACGAGGCGGAGATAAATGCCATCATGGCCGAGTTTGGGCTGCCGTTTGAGTTTCCAAGCGCGGTGGAGGAGGAGGCAGATGCCATTCCGACCACCATCACGAAAGAGGAAATTGCCAAGCGCCGCGACTTCCGCGACATCCTCACCTTCACCATCGACCCGGCCGACGCCAAGGACTTCGACGACGCGCTCAGCCTGCGCACCCTGGACAATGGCAACTACGAAGTAGGTGTGCACATTGCCGACGTGACCCACTACGTGCGCCTCGGCACCGAGTTGGAGCGCGAGGGTAAGAGCCGCGCCACCTCCGTCTACCTCGTTGACCGCGTGATTCCAATGCTGCCCGAAAACCTCTCCAACGGCCTCTGCTCGCTGCGGCCGAATGAGGACAAGCTGACCTTCTCGGCCGTGTTTGAGCTGGATGAGAAGGGCAAGCTGGTAGACTCGTGGTTTGGCAAAACCGTCATTCACTCCGACCGCCGCTTCAGCTACGAAGAGGCGCAGGAGCGCATCGAAACCGGCGAGGGCGACCTGGCCGAAGAAATCAACCTGCTGAACCGGCTCGCCAAAAAGCTCTCGGCCGAACGCTTCCGCAAGGGCGCGATTTCGTTCGAAACGCAGGAGGTGAAGTTCAAGCTCGGCCCCGATGGCAAGCCGCTAGGGGTGTACGTGAAGGAGCGCAAGGATGCGCACAAGCTCATCGAGGAGTTCATGCTGCTAGCCAACAAGCGGGTGGCCGAGTACGTGTTTGGCCTCAAAAAAACCAAGCCGCGCTTCACGATGGTGTACCGCACCCACGACGCGCCCGACCCCGACCGCCTCGAAAACTTCGCGCTCTTCGCCCAGAAATTCGGCCACAAGCTGAACCTCGCCAACCCGAAAAAAATCAGTACCGAGCTCAACAAGCTCAGCGAAGACGTGGTGGGCAAGCCCGAGCAAAACGTGATTCAGGGGCTAGCCATCCGCTCGATGTCGAAGGCTATTTACACCACCGAGCCGTTGGGGCACTTCGGGCTGGCCTTCGCCCACTACTCGCACTTCACCTCGCCCATCCGCCGCTACCCCGACATGATGGCCCACCGCCTCCTGGAGCACTACCTGGAAGGCGGCAAGAACGTGGCCGTGGAGCCGGTGGAGGAAGAGTGCAAGCACTCCTCGGCCCGCGAGAAGCTAGCGGCCAATGCCGAGCGCGCCAGCATCAAGTACAAGCAGGTCGAGTACATCGGCGCGCACATCGGCGAGCAGTTTACGGGCGTAGTGTCGGGCCTCACCGAGCGCGGCATCTACGTCGAGATTGAGGAAAACAAGTGCGAGGGCATGGTGCGCATCTCCGACATTCCGGGCGATACCTGGGAGCTGGACAAGGAGAACTACCGCATCGTGGGTCGCGGCTCGAAGCGCATCATCCAGTTTGGCGACGAGCTGCAAGTCATCGTGACTTCGGCCAACCTGCTCGACCGCACCATCGACATGGAGCTGGTCGATAACCGTCCCGAGCACGTGAAGCAGCGCGAGCGCACCGAGCGCGAAGCCGGCCGCGGCGGCCGCCCCGCCCGCAACCGCGCCGGCAACAGCCCCAAGGGCGGTGGGGGCTACAAAGGCGGCAAGCATCGCCGGTAA